In the Clostridium beijerinckii genome, one interval contains:
- a CDS encoding methyltransferase family protein → MNNITVVSYIWGIFWIYWILAAIKTRSNVKKESSGQRNIPRIVHLILVIVSYAITFFQFKNIFLWNRILPSYEYVEYIGIAILVISLLFAIWARIVLGRNWSGAIQKVEEQRLVRSGPYKYIRNPIYTGIVCGFFGIFLTFGSLASIIGFCIILTTYIIKINREQRFLVLEFGKEYEKYIKESWALIPYVF, encoded by the coding sequence ATGAATAATATTACTGTAGTTAGTTATATTTGGGGTATATTTTGGATTTACTGGATATTAGCAGCGATAAAAACTAGGTCAAATGTAAAAAAAGAATCAAGTGGTCAAAGGAACATACCAAGAATAGTACATTTAATATTAGTAATAGTCTCTTATGCCATTACCTTTTTTCAGTTTAAAAATATATTCTTATGGAATAGGATATTGCCTAGTTATGAATATGTTGAATATATAGGTATCGCAATCTTAGTAATCTCTCTTTTATTTGCAATATGGGCTAGAATAGTATTAGGTAGAAATTGGAGTGGAGCTATCCAAAAAGTAGAGGAGCAAAGATTAGTTCGTAGTGGCCCATATAAATATATAAGAAATCCTATTTATACAGGAATAGTATGTGGCTTTTTTGGAATTTTTCTTACATTTGGAAGTTTAGCTTCTATCATAGGATTTTGTATTATTTTAACTACTTATATTATAAAAATAAATAGGGAACAAAGATTTTTAGTATTAGAATTTGGTAAAGAATATGAGAAATATATAAAAGAATCATGGGCGTTAATTCCATATGTATTCTAA
- a CDS encoding MarR family transcriptional regulator produces MDIVNEIIFSLKEIQENNEIDVPNIKNKLTFSQIHCIAAIEYIEDANITKLSQELGMTTGAITKMCKKLLNEGYVLKYQKEGNNKEVYYDLTELGLNVSEIHKKIHEKSYNKKKDIIAQYNDEEKATILKFLHDMNSVTKDTFIEIAEKYIKSDD; encoded by the coding sequence ATGGATATTGTTAATGAAATTATATTTTCACTAAAGGAAATACAAGAAAATAATGAAATAGATGTTCCTAATATAAAGAATAAACTTACTTTTTCACAAATTCATTGTATTGCAGCTATAGAATATATCGAAGATGCAAATATAACTAAGCTATCACAAGAATTAGGAATGACAACAGGTGCTATAACTAAAATGTGTAAAAAGTTATTAAACGAAGGCTATGTATTGAAGTATCAAAAGGAAGGGAATAATAAAGAAGTATATTATGATTTAACGGAATTAGGATTAAATGTGTCTGAAATTCATAAAAAAATTCATGAGAAATCATATAATAAGAAAAAAGATATTATAGCTCAATATAATGATGAGGAGAAAGCTACCATATTAAAATTTTTACATGACATGAATTCAGTGACAAAGGATACGTTTATAGAAATTGCAGAAAAATATATTAAAAGTGATGATTAA